In one window of Helianthus annuus cultivar XRQ/B chromosome 17, HanXRQr2.0-SUNRISE, whole genome shotgun sequence DNA:
- the LOC110922252 gene encoding LAG1 longevity assurance homolog 3, which produces MGLIQALKLIDFEHESFPAYQDFLFLPLFSIFFPTVRFFLDRLVFEQIGRRLILNKRLTIETDDERIKKMIKFKESAWKFVYYLSAEILSLAVTYNEPWFTKTTNFWIGPGSQRWPDQKMKLKLKAMYMYSDGFYTYSIFALIFWETRRSDFGVSMGHHIASVLLITMSYICRFARVGSVVLALHDGSDVFLELGKMSKYSGYEGLASFSFNLFVISWVILRLICFPFWILWSTSYEVVQTLDQEKHSPEAPVYYYVFNTLLFCLFVFHIYWWVLMYRMLLKQIQDRGKVSDDVRSDSESDNEHED; this is translated from the exons ATGGGTTTGATTCAAGCATTAAAACTGATAGATTTTGAACATGAATCGTTCCCAGCTTACCAAGATTTcttgtttcttcctttgttttCCATCTTCTTCCCAACTGTTCGGTTTTTTCTCGACAGACTTGTCTTTGAG CAAATAGGAAGGCGTTTAATACTCAACAAACGGCTTACTATAGAGACTGATGATGAAAGAATCAAAAAAATGATTAAATTTAAGGAATCAGCCTGGAAATTTGTATATTATCTTTCTGCAGAAATCCTATCCTTGGCTGTCACTTATAACGAGCCATGGTTCACTAAAACAACCAACTTTTGGATTGGTCCGGGCAGTCAGAGATGGCCAGACCAGAAAATGAa GTTAAAACTAAAGGCCATGTACATGTATTCTGATGGATTCTACACATACTCAATATTTgctttgattttctgggaaacaAGGCGATCAGATTTTGGTGTGTCAATGGGTCATCATATTGCATCTGTCCTTCTTATTACAATGTCATATATATGCAG ATTTGCTCGTGTTGGGTCAGTTGTTTTAGCTCTTCATGATGGTAGTGATGTCTTTCTTGAACTAGGGAAGATGTCTAAATACAGTGGTTATGAAGGGCTTGCAAGCTTTTCATTCAATTTGTTTGTAATTTCATGGGTAATCCTTCGTCTTATTTGTTTCCCGTTCTGGATCCTATGGAGTACAAG TTATGAAGTTGTTCAAACTTTGGATCAAGAGAAGCACAGTCCTGAAGCACCAGTCTACTATTATGTTTTTAACACTTTGCTTTTTTGCTTGTTTGTTTTTCATATATATTGGTGGGTGCTAATGTACAGGATGCTTCTTAAACAAATCCAAGATAGAGGCAAAGTCAGTGACGATGTTCGTTCTG